In Lolium rigidum isolate FL_2022 chromosome 3, APGP_CSIRO_Lrig_0.1, whole genome shotgun sequence, the genomic window cgctacctttctcgccttgactaaggctcggagagccactaacttgggaggtgctctatttttgagagccgatggAAGTTGCATTGGCtgacactgcatcatgatcttctcagggaggagctgggaaggaaaagccgtcgtcttgtacgaggtttggaccgtgctggtgctgcaagggaaggaaggagactggtttctcaaattagccgatgaacagtcatcggctgtgggactgcaaaataccacggtcaagaaaaacaataagaatccgattcgttgctatcggtcttggtgtggcaagcggaaggatggaaattggattaatggaaggagaaactgaaagaacaattctcattaattcaaaggagcggctttacaagaagagccgatggctctcaaaagagggatctcggtgcctagtgcactgctaccgctagtcctactctactagtcgtcgctgtcctcatcatcgccgtcgtcgaggtcgtcggcgctgctcccgagaagctcctcgccgccgctgccccggccgtcgggccggagcttcctcctcctcctcgtcatcatcatcatcctcgctatccgcccggctgcggaagcgcttcgttggaggatacccggcggaggaggaggaatcatcttcctcctcctcatcttcttcttcctcgtcgtcatcgtcgtcctcgctgtccgcccacatgcgggagcgcttcttcggcggaagctcggcggaggggaggccttggtcctctccgcttctccttctttcttctccttgtcagaggagatggggttcgccccggagcggggatcgtcctctcccttgttcttcggcgacgattggagagagaggcttgaagcggaggaggaagaggaagacatggctgcaggggaagagggtttttttggtttggtgaacagagcagagcaaggggatggagtggtgaaccgtttggcacagataaataaagagagtgtagtggagatttaatgccatgacggttctcgaggacgtgatgccgaaattgccaattcatacgagagaagcccgggaggcgaggcgtaatgatggaagattctgcggcagttcgctccgccacgacatgacccgacgaaagaagagcataatgattttggaaatgtcatttccaaaaccagggggcatgtgttatcacctgaattggaccgagtcagaggtgggccgcgatcaggatgggcttggaagattacacgtggaagatctctgaagcggccttgcacggagaatttgggctagattgcccgtgtatctttagttacagtagattgtatctagattaaagttagagtttgtctcgtatacggtggggatctcccacgttagaaagtcctttggactataaatatgtatctagggtttatggaataaacaacaaccaacgttcaacacaaacaaatctcggcgcatcgccaactccttcgtctcgagggtttctccggtaagcaccatgctgcctagatcgcatcttgcgatctaggcaagcacaagcctgcccacgttgttcatgcgttgctcgtgccgaagcctttttgatggcgagcaacgtagttatcttagatgtgttagggttagcattgttcttcgaattacatgctttcgttatgcaacccttgcacatctagccgcccttacacctatcttaggtgtaggggcggcaccccgcttgatcatagtttagtagatctgatccgttacgattgctccttgtttcatcaaggattagtttaacatccgcaatagttaggccttacaaagggttggaggatccagcggcgtgtagggtgacgtttgctagccctaggaaggatgttccggggatcaacctcgtgttggtttttaggccctatctaggatcggcttacggtcaccgtgcgcgagcgcgaggcccaatcgtgagtaggatgatccgattatgcggtgaaaaccctaaatcgtcgtagatctcattagctttatcttgatcaagcaggaccaccatatattcggacacctcgttcgaatcatgggtggatcggctctttgagccgattcacgagataacccgagagccgatcgaggctcgtatttaatgtttacgtgtatgccatgcaggaaactaagcgaggcatcatccacaccttcctgaccaggtataggtcaggtggcacgcccttgcgatagcatcggacgtgcgaccaagaggctttgcgggccgtcgctctgagggacgggggcagccgcagccctagttgttcccggctctactgtgttgcccgtctctgcccgccagggggtttctgacgtcaacacctttACCCTGTTGGCCAACACTTTAGAAGCTATTTTGTATAACACTTTGCACAAACTTATTGGACGAAAACTAGTTAGATGCTCCGGATTCGCCACCTTGGGAATGAGAACAATAATCGAGTCACACAAACCCTCCAGGATCTCACCACCTTCCAAAAAGCTTCTCATTTGCATTGCAGATTTCTGACCGAAAAATTCCCAATGATTCTGATAGAAAAGTGCTGGGAATCCATCAGGTCCGGGGCTTTTGTAGGATCCATCTGGAAGAGAGCCGCCTTGATCTCACTGTCCGAATAAGGTTTGCAAAGATCTTCATTCATATCAGAAATAACTTTCATCGGAATGGAGTCAAGAACTGCATCAAGACTAGAACAAGGTTCTGATTTAAAAAGGTGCTCATAGAACGATTGCACCATACCTATAATATCATCTTGCTTGTCACACTTTGAGTTGTCTGGTCGCCTTAGGAATCTGATTTTGTTTCCACGTCGCCGCGCCGAGGCACGTGCatgaaagaaagcagtgtttcgATTCCCTCCGTGCGGCCACTCAATACGAGAGCGTTGTCGAGCCATAATATCCTCCCGCTCAAACAGTTCGCACAATTGTCGTTCGACTTATCGCTCCTTAGCAACACCAGTGTCTGAGACAGGAGCCTCCCGCAGGTGCCTCAGCCTCCTCTCAAGTTTCTGATTTTTGCGGACAACACCAAAGGACCGCTTGCTCCAAGTCTGCAGGAAGCTCTCAACGGACTTCAGCGTCGACCACGTCGACCTGAGAGTTACCTCCATCTCCCCCATCCTGCCAGGCTCTCTCCATCGCCTCCCGGTAATCAGGCGCCCGCAACCACATTGCCTCGAACCGAAAGCCAGCTGGATTGGGCTCGATCTATCGGGTGTATCTCGTGCCAAAGTCACCTGAACTGCATAATGATCTGATGACGTTGTTATAATATTTTCAACAACATAATCATCAAAAAGTTGTGAGAAATCTCCGTTGCAGACTGCACGGTCTAGTCTCACACGAACAAGATCACCATTTGCTTATCGATTGCTTCATGTCATTTTAGGGCTAGTAAAACCCATATCTTGCACCTTAGAAATCTCCAAACAATTCCTAAACAAGCCAATCTGATGATCAGTACGAACACCAGGTCCAAAATACTCGTCATGTAACACCACCTCATTAAAGTCTCCACAAACGATCCAAGGTCCAGTCCATTGAGCCCGCAGAAAActcagaaaatcaaaaaaattcatGACACGGTTCTCTTCGCGGTTCCCCATACACAAATGTCGCTCGCCACTTTGGTGTGTTCTCCATACTGACGTGAACATCAATACATCGTGCATTATGTGGTTTTACATCCACCGTCACTGGCGCTGGGAAAAACTGCTTGACCGAATCAAGGTCAAGCCAAAAGAGGACTAAATTTCCACTCAAACCAACGCTGCTAACAACATAGGCGCCGACATAGCCCAACGACCACATGAAACGTCGAACTTTGTCATCCCTCATCTTCGTCCAATCCCAATCCTTGGCAGTTCCAAACCATGATACTCATTGCGTCTGGTGGAAGTGACCTTCTATTTAAGAACAGAGAGAGTACAACAAATTATAGGAGGAAGTAACTTACGAACATTCccagagaaccaacctgaggttgggtggttaggagggtggttgtacctcaCCACTGCGAGTTCAAACCCTGCGTTTGACAtccgtgtgtctcataaaggtggaatattcattcgatgggaggcgacgttcccgtcgacgacgaggcgctcgtggtgacttcgtcaatttcaagatccaatccgccggcccagtcttccggaggtgctcataggggtagggtgtgcgtgtgtgcgttcataggggtgagtgtatgcgcgtgtatgtgagcacctgcgtttgtactgtgtttctcaaaaaaaaacttaCGAACATCCCCGACTAGGAGTATGTCGCCATGTCCAGTTAACACTTTGGTAAATTGACATGTAGTCCTCCACGTATCTGATTCCATGCTGTATACATGGGACACGTCGTCCCAAGGCGCACCAGCCAACAGGACACGGCCACGCGCGCATGAAGACTACGTGGACCAGCCACGCAAGCAACCGCTTCGCGCATCAACTCACCATTCAGAGCACAACCGACGGCCAGATAATAACGCCACGTAGTAAACAAAATTACaggaaaaaaataaataaattctcTCAGgctcagcacatcgagagctcgtCAAATGGCAACACCGCTGATCCCGAAGACGACGCTCCCAGTCGGCTCCCACTGAtcgcttctagaaccttccagaaggCTCCggcccgccatggccgcgcccttctTCTCAACGCCCTTCCAGCCGTATGTCTACCAGGTCGGTGCTCCTCCCCCCCTGCGATCTGAACCTCCCCCGCACGATTCTGCACATGCTAGGTCTAGATTCGAGGTCGTGGGGATGGATCCACACGATCTGTGGCACTGTTTTCTCCCCGATTGGAGCTCTCGTGATCTGATTCAGTTTTGAATTGCGTGGTTTGCTTTTTTCAGAGCCAAGAGGGATCTGTGACGGCGTTTCAGATATCCGGCGGAGATGTGCAGGTCCTGCAGGTAGTTTCCGGTGCTTAATTCTCACTCTCATGTTCTATCTTCAGATGAATTGAGTCGTGGTCATTTGTGACTGGTTGTGGGAAATGCTTTGTAGGTGATGGTGAAGTCACAGGAGAAGTTGACTGCGAAACCCGGTAACTTGATCTCGTTTCTGTACTGCCAGTTTAAATATCTGCGGCTTGCATGCTTAACCACTATAATTGCTTGTCATCCTGAATTATATTTTAGTTTGTAGGATGTGCTAGCATTGTATTCATGCTAAATTGTCAGAAACTATAACTTACTGCCATGCTGTCAGTTGAATGTTATGAATTATGATTAAATTGCATGGTTTAAAAAAGCGCGCCAAGTGCGCCTAGGCGCTAGGCGACAGTGCTATGCGTGCGGTTATGTCTGCCTAGGGGTGTGGTTAGGCGAGATAGGCGCTGGGCAGACACAAAATTAGGAATCAGGGCCTGTTGCTAATTGTCTTAATCTTACGCCCACCTGTTGGCATCTCCATTACGGTTTTGGTCTGTAGCGCCTTCTGACTGTAAACCCATCTTGAAAAATTACTCTCTATTTGTCGTGTCGTGTATTTACTTTCTTGGAATCATGTGATCCTCATAGAAGCTGTTAGTGTGTACTTTCTCTTCTCATCGCTGTGCTTTACAGGTACAATGTGTTACATGTCCGGGAACATCCAGATGGACAATAATTACTTACCTGAAAACGATGGAGGCGTGTGGCAGTGGATGTTTGGAAAAAGTATAACCAGCACTGTTTTCTTCAATCCTGGCCCTGATGATGGATATGTTGGGATTTCTGCGCCATTCCCTGGGAGGATACTGCCTGTTAGTATCTCTTCTCTGTGAAGTCATTATATAGTTTACAACTTTACATCTTAGCGTTACCTTCCATTTTTTACAGCTTAGCTCTGAGTTGTTTCATCACTTTCAATGCAAAGCCATAGGTTAATCATGCGAACTACATCACCATATCTGCCCATTATTAAAAAGCATTCAAATCCTTCATTTCCAAAAAAGTTATGTCACTTGTTTGTTTTCCCATATTGAACTCCTGAGCAATATGATTTATgattaattaataaaaattaaACGGCGTCTTGTGCTACTAGCTTTTTAGTTACCAATTAACCTCACCTGCATTTAGTTTTGGTCCTTTAGCAGAAACGACAAGATGTTCTTGGTAGTAACAGGGGGCATTGACATCAAACTTGCAtttaatctatttggttatgcTGCCTTTAAGAATGTATCTGCTAGGCTACACAAGAGGTTATCTTGTTAAACCAATAGAAGAATACACTCGCAAAATATGTATATTTCATTTGAGTGGTCATGTTATCTCAAGTAGCAGACTATCTGTATTATCAGCCAAACTTCTTATCATAGTCTCACCATAATTGCTTGCTTTTGTCACAGATAGATCTAGCGAACTTTGGTGGAGAACTTCTTAGCCAGGTAAGCTGTCTTGAAGTTTGTCGTTTGCTTGAAAAACAGTCACAAGAACCTCATAGTGTACGAAATTGCAGGCAGATGCTTTTCTCTGCTCGGTCAATGACGTGTCAGTCACAAGTACACTTGATCAGAGGCCGCGCAACATTGAAATTGGTGCAGAGGTATGGTAGTCATTGAGGTACCTTATTGATTACGATATCATATGGGTCCTGCAAGTTGGTTCACTTGATTTTGTATGCTactgctgggcaacttgtttgctAGGAAATGAAAGATGCATATTTTTCTTCTGCAGATGATACTCAAACACAAACTTAGGGGTCAAGGGATGGTCTTTCTTGTCGGTGGTGGAGCAGGTACAAGTTATTTCACCCTTACAATCCGAGTGTTGATTGTGGACGTAGATGTTAGTATTTAAAACTGCAATGCTATTTATGTTCATGAAAAATGGGACCTGGATATTTTAGGGTTTAATATTACAAGCCGTGATTATGTAAATCTCTCGGACATGTTGATTTGATATATTGCTGAAACCTGAAAGATGACTTGGGGAACTTTACCTTTTACTCAAGTATGCATGTTCTGTCATAGGAGTAATAGCGCAGCATCTGATATGTTGTACCTACACATCATTTTGTTAATTTATTACTAGCTAGATTTTCTTAAGACCAAATCTCGATTTATTTCACACAAGCATGAAACTTGTTGTCTGATGCTCATTCTTTTTCTACACACGAAAATTGTTGCAACCTCGGGTCCTCTTAACTTTGGAAGGTTTTGCTATCTGCCTTTGCTAGTAATGCAGAAAATTCTTGCTCCCCGGGAGGTAATTACTGTTGATGCTGGTTGTATTGTGGCTATGACAACCACCATCAACTTTCAGTTAAAGAACCCTACCCAACTGAGAAGAGCAGTCTTCGGGGTTAGTATATCCTTCTTCTTTGCCTACATTTGTTTCATTATGTTCTTTGTGTTGAGAATTGCTTTGTTTCCTTGCTCTGAGAATTATCATTTTATGCAGGGCGACAACCAGCTGAGAGCATCTCTCACAGGACCCGGTGTCGTTTTCATTCAGAGCCTACCCTTCAATCGGCTCTCACAGCGCATCGCGAGGTAAGAATGATGCTGAAGTATGTCTCTTCCCACAGTCCTTGCCTGTCACTGAGCATAAgtgcattaaatgttttctcaagcaGTAGATCGGTGGCGGCCCCAAGTTTGAGAGACAACCCCAAGTTCTTCATCCAGATCGTCATGTTCTTCTTCCTCGCATATGTGATGATTGTATCGTCAATAATTCTGACAGATGTTTAGATGATGCTGCGACGAGCATTCTGTGTAATCCTCTTAGAGATGTTCATTGAAAGTTGGAAGAGTAAAAGTTGTTACAGCTTACAGAAGAAGCATAAGCATTCTCCTCTCCCCTTGTAGATGTTCTGGGTCTGAGTAAGCTTGGGAAGAAATTGTGCATTTGTTGTTAGAAAACATAGCTGCTGGGAGCTCATCAGGTTTTTTTTTGTAACATGGGTCTTACTGTTGGTGTGTAGAGACAAGCAAGCTCAAGTTGCACATCATATGGTGAATATAGACATTCACTCAAACTCCGTTGTCTAGTTCCATTTGGTAGTAATATTTCTGTACTGCATATATTGTCAATCTGTGAGCTTCAGTAATTCTTCCAACTCGTCTGTCTTGATTTTGTGGTGAGAAGAGTAATGTAGTGATTAGAAGAATAACTTGATGTTTCAAAAACGAGAAGAGTAATGCAGGATGCTACTGTAACTTTAAGTTATGATCTAAAGTACGCAGCCGGAGTATGCAAGTGTGCAGGGCTGTATCAAACTGCAGTATCAATCTCGGAAGGACAAACAAGCATGTGCACTGAGATGTTTAACAGTTCTTAAAAAAAAATACTACCTCAGcatatagatacatctgaatttggatAAATGCTTGAAATTCTTTTATCGACGGAGAGAGTCGAAGAACAATAAACCAGTGCTATTGTTTCCCTAGGGTGCGGACCTACACTGCCAGCCTAATGTTTTCTTCGAGGAGAGGCTGATTCAAATCTTGTTATTTTTCTCCTCCCTTGTACCCCTTCCTACTTTAAAAAAAGCAGCTTAGTTTTGTCTAAATACGGAGGTACTTCCTCCATCCACGTCTTaactttgttcaaattcgaattaaGACATATTTTGTGGAACAGAGAGAGTATATAGACATATTTTAACTATAGatacatactacctccatcccaaagcttaagccttataatatttttagaaagtcaaattatgtcaagtttgactaaacttttaccaaaaatcattaacatgcaaaatatataattaataatattaaatagataataaaatatattttcgtatgatatctacaaaatattatatttattgatagactgttctaaaaatttggtcaaacctTACTTGGTTTAAAAAAAAGATAAGCTTTAAgctttaggatggaggtagtacatatTAAAAAAAAGTAGAACAACCTTTTTTAGGATGGAGAGCctagtaattttattttatttgtccACCTTAATTTACTCTCCAAGTTGAACAAGAAACACTTGTAaaaagaagttttttttttcgaaaattccaccgatctattaataatcatcaacagtagtacaaaaagattaaaaagtaataaaaattacaaataggtcattggaccacctagcgatgactacagacactagcacgagccgaaggcgcgccgcctttctcgcccctccatcaccggagccaaacaaagcttgtcgtagtagagcttgttgtagtagacaaacgGGAAGTCGTTGTGCTAAGGCCCAAAAGACCagtgcaccagagcagcaaccgtcgccaatgatgacaactgtaggtcggaagagactgacctgaaaccacaccaTTGAACACGAAAACCGACCAGATCCCAGGAGATACaccggacacacaactccacgcgtccTACACTGGCACCcgacgctagatgcaccaccggagcgaggatagggcagGGATGACCTTATTCTGAGTTCAggaagtagccgccgcctcaccatcttgaagaagacactgaaaacaaactaaacgaagaacggaaaccttcccgccggcgagaggccgcGATCCGCCATGCCTCCGAGGTCCAAAGGCCACCGGAGACGGAGCAGATCGACAACATCGCCCGCGAAagggacgaaaccctagatgggtttcacGATCGCCTGCCTTCTGTGCTTCTAAAAAGAAGTTCAACAACAAATGTAGTGGCCGATCGGCAACAGACTGATGCCACCGACCTTCGCTCGTCGAAACGCTCGAATACGATGAGCTCCGTCATCTCCCTTCTCCTCCGctgcaaggccgctgcccgccgcctCCCGACCTTGCAGCGGCGCGACCACACCGCTGTCATACGGTTTGCACATTGCTGCGATGAGCCGATGTTTTCATATGTAGAGACAAGCAAGCTCAAGTTatactttttttttctaaaacgatGCAAAAGGTTTGCCAATTCAATTGATGATTAAGACGCAAAGAGTTGCCCTTCTCAAACGTCATATGGAGAATATACATCCATTCGCCACAACAGAAAAGCTTTTACTCGGCCGGCTGTAGCAACAGCCCCTCCGCAACGGTCCGAGTATTTCTAAAAAAATTCAGCTAAAAGAAAGAGAATAGCAGATTATCACCCCAATTAACATGATGGAGAAAATATTTAGGActcctttgatttataggatagaaaatacataggaataggaaaaattTATGATTGGTATATCATACCTACTTAAATACCATGAAAAGATGaaatgtgtttgattgtagcaatttTTTTCATGAGGTATAACCTAATGTTTTTTTTATAGGATTAACAAAAAGATTTCTGTATGATTAGTTTCTATAGAAGATATATAAGTTCCtataaattaaaaaaattatgtagAATTTTTTTCATAAAATCCAAATTCTACATAATTCCTATACAAATCCTATGGATCAAAGGAGGTAACTTGTGAACCTTATCAGCCTAGTGGTTTTAATTTTCCTTACATGCTGATtgggaagaagaaaaaggaaaggagATTCAATCCAAATTGGTTTGATTAGTAAGGTAATTAGCTCGACAAAAGCCTATTGCTTATGGGGAGTGGATTTTTGTAGCGAAAGCTACAtgcaactctttttttttttgcaaaatttgaaaattggattttaatgtttcaaaaaaatattgATGTAGACAATGATGTGGTATACCAATATGTAAATTTTTAACACGAGATACCTTATATTTGAGGCTCCACAAAAGTAACAAAATCTGACAGATTTAGAGATTTGGAAATCTTACACTGTTCACTAGTATAGATGtgagaatttgtcatttttgcacaGCCCCGAATGCAAGGTATTAAGAATTGGAACATTCCATGTTTGTAGATAGCGGTATTATCAACATGTATatttaatttcattttttttgaaactttgaaatgttTTTTCAGTTTTTTAAAATACAAGCTAGGTGTAGCTCGAGCTAAGCTTGTGGTTTCCGATTGCTTATGTTGCTGTTTGTTTAGAGACAATATTAACTACTTGTGGTTTAGTGATGCTGCTGGTCCACTTCGCTTCCGGTGGCCTTGGCCCTTGGAGGTGTAGCGGACCAAGGACTCTCACACACGAGTTTTTCTATTCTTTGTTCAGTCTAtttttcagtgtcttcttcggTTGTTGAGGCGATGGCTACGTCCTAAATTCAGAATAAGATCATCCCCGCTGTATCCTTGCtttggtggtgcatctagcgccgcTGGAGGGCATGTTGAGTCGTATGTCTGGTGGATCTCGCAGGATCTAGCCACTTTCATGTTCATCTATGTGTTTTCAGATCAGTCTCTTTCGATCTACGGTTATCATTAATGGCGatcgttgctgctctggtgcgctggtcctttgtggCCTTAACTCGCGACTTCCCATTTGTCTGTtataacaagctctactacgacaagattTATCCGGCTctagtgatggaggggcgaggacggcggcgcgtcTTCGACTCGTGCTAGTGATTGTAGTCGTCGTTAGGTGGTCCAAAGACCTATATGTAATTTCTATTACTTTTGGGATTCTCTGTACTACTAGTGTTGATCATTTTTAATAGATTGGTGAAATTTTACAAATAAAAAACATTAAAGACATCCACCATGGGCATGAATTTATAGTAGGAGGCTTTAACACATTGAACAAGACAGAGAAATTGGTGATTCACGTCGGTGATCAAAATAGTTTTCACAACACGCACTCAAGGACTATGAGAACCCAAGACCAATCAATCGCTGCAGCCTTGGGTAGGCAAATCTAAATTAAAAAGAATTATCATCTTATTTGGTTAAATGCTGCAATAGATGCTTATCGACACTTATCGCATCAATGATTATCTTTACGTGGGCACGAAAACATAAATTCctcaaaaataaagaaaactaacgtGAGCTAATGAACTACACTATTAAGCAGAAAGATGTTGTTGCCAAGGCATTCCAAAGTGCTCCAGATAATAATTAAATATTGTCTCCAAAAATTTAGAAAGATATTACAGAGTGCTTTGTAAAAGAAGTATTGGGCTGTATTATGGAGAAAATTGGCAATGGTGTGTTTAGCTTATTAGTCGATGAATGTTGAGATGTTTCCGGCAAAGAATAAACGGTAGTGGCTCTCCGATATGTTGGTATTTAGTACGGGCTGGTGCCAGAAAGGTTTGTTGGTATTGTTCATGTGGAGGAGACATTTGCTCCTTATCTCAAGTTTTGCATAGATTTCATATTTTCAAACTTGGTTTGAGTCTGAAGCAAGTTAGAGGACTAGGCTATATGATGGAGTGAGTGACATGTCCGATGAGTTTAATGGTTTGCAAGCTAAAATTAAAAGAGAGAAGAATTCAACATATTACATACATTGCTTTGATCATGAACTTAATTTGGTGGTTGTGGCTATTGCGATGGCCATATTTGATGTCGCAGATTTGTTTGATATGATATCAGTTCTGCTAAATGGCAGCATCTTGCAAGAGAGAAGACCAACTCCGAGAGCATCATCGAGAAGAACTGAGGAAAGCAATTTGGCGCAGAGATTGCTACAGTGGACGGAATGAAAAGCTACCCCTTCAAAGGCCAGGTGAAACTCTTTGGAATTCTCATTATAAAACGTTGTTGGGTTTGTAAAAGATGTTCTCATCAGTGGTTAAAGTGATAGAATATATTGGAGTGAATTCCATTTTTTACCCCATAATTTGCCATTAGGAAAAATTCCTCCTGCTTACCCCATTTAGTGAAGTTTGTGCCACATTTTACCCAATCATGAGTTTAAAACGTTCTGCCAGTTGGGATCTGGTTTACGTAGCATCGGAGATGTAGTTTATCCTGATGTTCACCACTCGCTCCTCGTCCACAGCAGAGGGAGTTTCTCCTGGAGCTAATGCACCATTATCTTGAGATATAGCACACCATCGCAACCTGCATGCACATGGCATTTGCCATGGATAGCTTCTTGCCATGGATTGTGAGA contains:
- the LOC124704345 gene encoding uncharacterized protein LOC124704345; this encodes MAAPFFSTPFQPYVYQSQEGSVTAFQISGGDVQVLQVMVKSQEKLTAKPGTMCYMSGNIQMDNNYLPENDGGVWQWMFGKSITSTVFFNPGPDDGYVGISAPFPGRILPIDLANFGGELLSQADAFLCSVNDVSVTSTLDQRPRNIEIGAEMILKHKLRGQGMVFLVGGGAVMQKILAPREVITVDAGCIVAMTTTINFQLKNPTQLRRAVFGGDNQLRASLTGPGVVFIQSLPFNRLSQRIASRSVAAPSLRDNPKFFIQIVMFFFLAYVMIVSSIILTDV